The following are encoded in a window of Thalassotalea insulae genomic DNA:
- the bluB gene encoding 5,6-dimethylbenzimidazole synthase, translated as MKNKHFDQNAQQTLNNIIKLRRDIRGNNFLNTPIAEDVLEKILASASLAPSVGYSQPWEMVLITDQKIKQQIVANHQQENQRAKALFSDEKQQQYAQLKLEGIIEAPINIAVFYQPENGPVLGQHSMPEMGEYSVVCAIQNMWLTARAHNIGLGWVSILDPDVVKEILNAPATNKLIGYLCIGHVKEFLDRPELELINWRQKKTLAIYQNSY; from the coding sequence ATGAAAAACAAACACTTCGACCAAAACGCTCAGCAAACACTCAATAACATCATTAAATTACGCCGCGATATTCGTGGTAATAACTTTCTCAACACGCCGATTGCCGAAGATGTCTTAGAAAAAATTTTAGCCTCTGCGTCATTAGCACCTTCTGTAGGTTACTCACAGCCCTGGGAAATGGTGTTGATCACCGACCAAAAGATCAAGCAACAAATCGTCGCAAACCATCAACAAGAAAATCAACGCGCTAAAGCCCTGTTTAGCGATGAAAAGCAGCAACAGTATGCACAATTAAAGCTTGAAGGAATTATCGAAGCACCGATCAATATCGCGGTATTTTATCAGCCAGAAAATGGTCCGGTATTAGGACAACATTCGATGCCAGAAATGGGCGAATATTCGGTAGTTTGTGCCATTCAAAATATGTGGTTAACCGCTAGAGCGCATAATATTGGTCTTGGCTGGGTTAGTATTTTAGATCCTGACGTAGTAAAAGAAATTCTCAACGCCCCAGCAACAAATAAACTGATCGGTTATTTATGTATAGGTCATGTCAAAGAGTTTCTCGATAGACCTGAGTTAGAATTAATCAATTGGCGACAAAAAAAGACACTGGCGATTTATCAAAACAGCTATTAA
- a CDS encoding 23S rRNA (adenine(2030)-N(6))-methyltransferase RlmJ produces MLSYRHAFHAGNFADVLKHSVLTLILDYMTRKEKGYYYIDSHSGAGMYALADEYAQKTGEYKNGIAKLIKQTDIPDSLERYIEIILSFNETGCFDYYPGSPAIAKYFSRRQDSAHLFELHPSDNKLLAEYCQRWQKCHVKQTDGYQGLLSLLPPPCRRSVVLIDPPYELKQDYQQAVTTLIKAYKKFATGTYIIWYPVVKRHLIDEMQASLVSSQLKNLIKVEYCQSPDTEAYGMTGSGLFIVNPPWQLAEQMKEVLPYLKQHLGNSDSSYVVTTLIKE; encoded by the coding sequence TTGTTAAGCTACCGTCATGCCTTCCACGCCGGCAATTTTGCTGACGTATTAAAGCACTCAGTGCTAACCCTTATTCTTGACTATATGACACGTAAAGAGAAAGGGTACTACTATATTGATAGTCATTCAGGTGCGGGGATGTACGCGTTAGCAGACGAATACGCCCAAAAAACCGGAGAGTACAAAAATGGCATTGCCAAACTAATCAAGCAAACTGATATTCCGGACTCATTAGAACGCTATATTGAAATTATCCTGTCATTTAATGAAACAGGCTGTTTTGATTATTATCCTGGTTCGCCAGCTATCGCCAAGTATTTTAGCCGCCGACAGGATAGCGCTCACTTATTTGAACTACATCCAAGCGACAACAAATTACTGGCAGAATACTGTCAACGCTGGCAAAAATGTCATGTCAAACAAACCGACGGTTATCAAGGATTGTTAAGTTTATTACCACCTCCGTGTCGACGAAGTGTGGTATTAATAGATCCGCCTTATGAATTAAAACAAGACTATCAACAAGCAGTAACTACCCTGATTAAAGCGTACAAAAAATTTGCTACCGGCACTTATATCATATGGTACCCAGTGGTTAAGCGACACCTAATCGATGAAATGCAAGCAAGCTTAGTATCCAGCCAGCTGAAAAACCTGATTAAAGTTGAATATTGTCAATCTCCAGATACTGAAGCATATGGTATGACAGGTTCAGGACTTTTTATTGTCAATCCCCCGTGGCAATTAGCAGAGCAAATGAAGGAAGTATTACCTTATCTAAAACAGCACTTAGGTAATAGCGATAGCAGCTATGTTGTTACAACACTTATTAAAGAATAA